In Helianthus annuus cultivar XRQ/B chromosome 8, HanXRQr2.0-SUNRISE, whole genome shotgun sequence, a single genomic region encodes these proteins:
- the LOC110871191 gene encoding probable pectinesterase 68: MAAYVLYFFFFFFCTSTTSNSTSKPRHKWVGPIGQRNITVDVNGSGNYTTVQAAVDSVSANNRKNILIHISAGVYVEKVVVPASKPYITFQGEGKNTTVIQWHDQASDRGPDGQLLRTYRTASVIVYASYFSARNISFKNTSPAPLPGMHGWQASAFRISGDKAYFSGCGFYGAQDTLCDDTGRHYFKECYIEGSIDFIFGNGRSMYKDCELHSIANRFGAIAAQDRRTPDDKSGFAFVGCRVTGSGPLYVGRAMGQYSRIVYSNTYFDDIVARGGWDDWDHTSNKSKTVFFGVYRCRGPGAAALRGVSWARELNYDSAHKFLAKSFVNGRHWIAPSDA; this comes from the exons ATGGCTGCCTATGTTTTgtatttcttcttcttctttttctgcACTTCAACGACATCAAACTCCACCTCCAAACCTAGGCACAAGTGGGTAGGACCCATCGGCCAGCGTAATATCACTGTCGATGTCAATGGTTCCGGTAACTACACGACGGTTCAAGCAGCCGTGGACTCGGTTTCCGCAAATAACCGAAAGAATATCCTCATTCATATCTCCGCCGGTGTTTATGT AGAAAAGGTGGTGGTTCCGGCAAGTAAACCATACATAACATTCCAAGGGGAGGGGAAGAATACGACGGTGATACAATGGCATGACCAGGCAAGTGACCGTGGGCCCGACGGGCAGCTGCTGCGTACTTATCGGACGGCTTCAGTCATCGTCTATGCTAGCTATTTCTCTGCCCGTAATATTAGCTTCAAG AATACATCGCCAGCACCATTGCCCGGAATGCATGGATGGCAAGCATCGGCATTTCGAATATCGGGTGACAAAGCATATTTTTCTGGGTGTGGATTTTACGGGGCGCAGGACACGTTATGCGACGACACAGGCCGTCACTATTTCAAGGAGTGTTACATCGAGGGTTCGATTGACTTCATTTTCGGCAATGGCCGTTCCATGTACAAA GATTGTGAGCTACACTCTATAGCAAATAGATTTGGAGCAATAGCGGCACAGGACAGACGAACCCCCGATGATAAGAGCGGTTTCGCTTTTGTTGGATGTAGGGTGACCGGTAGCGGACCATTGTACGTGGGTCGAGCCATGGGTCAGTATTCGCGGATTGTCTACTCGAACACCTATTTTGATGACATTGTTGCCCGCGGTGGGTGGGATGACTGGGACCATACTAGCAACAAAAGCAA GACTGTGTTTTTCGGAGTCTATAGATGTCGGGGTCCTGGTGCAGCAGCACTCCGTGGAGTCTCTTGGGCTCGAGAGCTAAATTACGATTCTGCCCATAAGTTTCTTGCAAAGAGCTTCGTCAATGGACGACATTGGATTGCCCCTTCTGATGCTTAG